One segment of Balaenoptera ricei isolate mBalRic1 chromosome 8, mBalRic1.hap2, whole genome shotgun sequence DNA contains the following:
- the LOC132370203 gene encoding zinc finger protein 678-like: MSESQRFENEGKKSHYDQFERSFSKGSLFFNQQIFSPSSNICNVDDNAGVFIQPSSFKGYYSIDDMEQPYTCNQTSEALSESSIFNNYNSIYNGARIYPYIESGTNFDQDSSLMKHQRTQFSENHYKGNECRNVFYQSSNLITHKNIHIGENNYKFSECGKVFNQSSRVTQHPSIHAREERYKCNACGKVFNQLLNLNRHREIHIRGKHYRCEECGKAFNRHSRLTRHQRIHTAEKPYKCTECGKAFNRRSYLAQRIHTGEKPYKCKECGKAFNCRLNLTRHERIHTEKKLYKCTECGKAFNRHSYFTQHQRPHTGKKPFKCKECGKAFNCHSNLIRHKIIHTAEKPYKYR, encoded by the coding sequence ATGTCTGAAAGCCAGAGatttgaaaatgaaggaaaaaaatctcattatgaCCAGTTTGAGAGATCCTTTAGCAAGGGCTCATTATTTTTcaaccaacaaatattttctccctcttccaaTATCTGTAATGTTGATGATAATGCGGGAGTCTTTATCCAACCATCATCATTCAAAGGGTATTACAGTATAGATGATATGGAGCAACCTTACACATGTAATCAAACAAGTGAGGCCTTAAGTGAGAGCTCTATCTTCAATAATTACAACAGTATTTATAATGGAGCGAGAATCTATCCATACATTGAATCTGGGACTAACTTTGACCAAGACTCGAGTCTCATGAAACATCAGAGAACTCAATTTTCAGAGAACCATTATAAAGGGAATGAATGTAGAAATGTCTTTTATCAAAGCTCAAATCTTATTACACATAAGAATATCCATATtggagaaaataattacaaatttagTGAATGTGGTAAAGTTTTTAACCAGTCTTCGAGAGTTACTCAACATCCGAGTATTCATGCTAGGGAGGAACGTTACAAGTGTAATGCATGTGGGAAAGTCTTTAATCAATTATTAAATCTAAATAGACATAGGGAAATCCATATCAGAGGGAAACATTACAGATGTGAAGAATGTGGCAAAGCCTTTAACCGACACTCAAGACTTACtcgacatcagagaattcatactgcaGAGAAGCCTTACAAATGTACAGAATGTGGCAAAGCCTTTAACAGGCGTTCATATCTTGCTCAgcgaattcatactggagagaaaccttataaatgtaaagaatgtggCAAAGCCTTTAACTGCCGCTTGAATCTTACCCGTCATGAGAGAATTCATACTGAGAAGAAACTATATAAATGTACAGAATGTGGCAAAGCCTTTAACAGGCATTCATATTTTACTCAGCATCAGAGACCTCACACTGGAAAGAAACCTTTCAAATGTAAAGAATGTGGCAAAGCTTTTAATTGCCACTCAAACCTTATTCGACATAAGATAATTCATACTGCAGAGAAGCCTTACAAATATAGATAA